In the Candidatus Poribacteria bacterium genome, ATTATCAGCTACCTTGTTGTTATTGACCTATTTATGGTACCACCAAAAGTGTGGTGGACAACAATCAAAGGCTTCTTTAGTTTCGGATCGCTCCCTACACCAGGACCAGATGGACAGGTCAATTGGCTGTTGCTGGGTGCTTTTGCTGCTTACGCGGGAAGCGGAGGCTTAGGCAACGTCACAATCACCAACTACGTCCGCGATAAAGGGTGGGGTATGAGCAGCCTCGTCGGTGCGATCCCATCCATGATCGGTGGACAGAATGTAACGCTCTCACACTGGGGCAAGGTGTTTCGCATCTCGCCGGAAAACCTCAAACGGTTCAAGGAGTGGTGGAAATATGTCCGATTTGAGCAGTACGGTATCTGGCTCATTGGATGTTTTATCGGAATCGCGCTGCCAGCGATGCTCACGATAGCGTTTGTACCGTCCGGACAGGAGATGGATCAGTGGTCGGCAGCAGGCTTCCAAGCGGAAGGACTCGCTGAAAAAGGCGGTAGAGTGATGTGGTATCTTACACTGCTGTGTGGTTTCTGGGTGCTGTTCTCAACACAACTCGGCGGCGTAGACGGTGTGCCTCGCACTTACACAGATATTATATGGACAGGATTGAAGCGTGCGCGAAACCTCGGTGAACACAACGCAAAATGGATCTATTATCCGATCCTCGGTGTCTATATCCTGTGGGGTGTTATCGCAATGTATCTCGCGAAGCCGTTCTTTATGATCTTGGTATCGGCAACGATCGGCGGGTATCTCTTGGTGATTACGGCGTTACATACGCTTTACGTCAACAGGAAATTCTTACCAAAGGAAATACAACCCCCGATGTGGAAACAGGTTGGGTTGGTGTTGTGCGCAGGATACTATTCGATTTTTGGGACGATTACTGTCTATCAAAAGGTGATTGTGCCTTATGTTTTCCCGATTTTTGGATAGCAAGAAATCGGGGTTACAAACCCCTCCTACAAAGAATGGTAAGCCGCAATAATTGCCTCCACAAGGCTCTCTATTGTGGCTTTCTTTGCAATCACATTAACCTGTATACCCTGTTTGATCGCTGCTTTCTGCGTCTCTGGACCGATGACTGCGATTTGCACATCCGCCAATAAAGTCTCAGGCGTATGCTTGGGAAACATCTCCAAGAAATTGTTGACTGTGGAGGAACTGGTGAATGTGACGAGGTCAATCCTGCCGTCCAAGAGATCCATTTCAATTTCATCTCGCTTTTTCGCGCCATCGCTTGCGACCTTGACGGTATCGTAGAGCGGAACATCGTTAACATGTGCCCCTCTGTCGCGTAAACCCTTCGGGAGATCGGTTGTAGCGATTTTTGCACGCGGTAGAAGGATTTTCTTCCCGCTGATGTCTTCTATTTCAGCGGCAATGGCACTCCCACGGGAGTGCATCGGAACAAAGTCAGGCTGAATACCGATGTCGTTGAGTGCCTCAACCGTTTTCGGACCAACTGCACAGATTTCAATGCCACCGAACGCTCGTACATCCTTCCCATTTTCCCGCAAGCGTTCATAGAAAATCTCAACAGCATTGACACTCGTAAAGATAACCCAATCATATTTGTCAAGCGAGGGCATGTCCACTCGCTCAAGAGGCTGGATTTTTATAGTAGGAAACTGGATAACCTTTGCCCCGTTCGCTTCCAAGCGGTCAGCGAATTCACTTGCTTGTGCGCGGG is a window encoding:
- a CDS encoding Nramp family divalent metal transporter, whose amino-acid sequence is MADTNERVAGGTLPDWDVAELPEPPKYQFGKAFRSILGPGIIALGGSIGSGEWLLGPAITAQYGGSLLWIATIAILLQVVLNTEAIRYTLYTGEPMLSGYMRCKPGAPFWASFYSGINFFGIWPGWAMTAATALAAAWIGYMPQDADSGTVRLFAYLIFFACLGIVLFGGKIYNALEKVQLFMVIWIISYLVVIDLFMVPPKVWWTTIKGFFSFGSLPTPGPDGQVNWLLLGAFAAYAGSGGLGNVTITNYVRDKGWGMSSLVGAIPSMIGGQNVTLSHWGKVFRISPENLKRFKEWWKYVRFEQYGIWLIGCFIGIALPAMLTIAFVPSGQEMDQWSAAGFQAEGLAEKGGRVMWYLTLLCGFWVLFSTQLGGVDGVPRTYTDIIWTGLKRARNLGEHNAKWIYYPILGVYILWGVIAMYLAKPFFMILVSATIGGYLLVITALHTLYVNRKFLPKEIQPPMWKQVGLVLCAGYYSIFGTITVYQKVIVPYVFPIFG
- a CDS encoding uroporphyrinogen-III synthase → RAQASEFADRLEANGAKVIQFPTIKIQPLERVDMPSLDKYDWVIFTSVNAVEIFYERLRENGKDVRAFGGIEICAVGPKTVEALNDIGIQPDFVPMHSRGSAIAAEIEDISGKKILLPRAKIATTDLPKGLRDRGAHVNDVPLYDTVKVASDGAKKRDEIEMDLLDGRIDLVTFTSSSTVNNFLEMFPKHTPETLLADVQIAVIGPETQKAAIKQGIQVNVIAKKATIESLVEAIIAAYHSL